From Scomber japonicus isolate fScoJap1 chromosome 22, fScoJap1.pri, whole genome shotgun sequence, one genomic window encodes:
- the LOC128383471 gene encoding uncharacterized protein LOC128383471 — translation MALGSYLSVTLLLSVLAAAKCDIPNGVYPITEQYAAECGYTVSVFPQPGHVELRASYFSCHTDNKDDEVFTFNFNLVATHDGQKETYALNKTCSPSLPWSPKESTCEVNYMEVSVRSEITCPSETKDDLSALKLAHSSTTSDWQVMFLIEGEQSLPRNLSEARKQGYLFDLTDGRLVFRAPYGQPDSYSTMMNGVPVEVVYATLFSRQNWVVLMVDLVATCSLHKGLYDDSGYMVWGIPMSPSPSFHNTNVRIGLNGELLEQSAAEERGYIMETYNSTIHISIPNNAEGGYRKSFVTADLHEFYMFNLYLEQILVADNNVEARLGFHRMLTTPLLPRPVFTENRTVVGEHMFTVYLGDVPEDVELVAVQLNGHDFALPFSNTSTYTISTVAQPNNTHSYTLKVPFDDPVIMQQFSKEDAAMQHQLNINYTLTVQPENDPYYHFTSVTALTDVSPPTFDTVCSESGISFRLDRRPSDHLWDISIGSDLLTPELAKQRGYIMSNDSQSLLLEVPLFTEGYEYKEFTLKGFFGTFEILVRDHGTAEVQSSAAKTCPFSTTELIVCSTDGRMTVVADLSLAIPSGEIPARVNLIDKYCGPKEVNGTRALFSFPLNTCGSIVTFDKENVKYQNEIFYSKEFLNMSKQVSGNATERVIVQCTYPLAGLNRLFKVYRFESDITGIGHIIHNTHSTEGLQSPTIKPTAAVETTSATATTKRFIKRPAFHPPAHYIRVYGVYNSPFGLGKRAKRSSQSKVNVGIM, via the exons ATGGCTTTAGGGTCTTACCTCAG TGTGACCTTACTTCTGTCAGTGCTTGCAGCTGCAAAATGTGACATTCCTAATG GTGTGTACCCCATCACTGAGCAGTATGCAGCTGAGTGTGGCTACACTGTCAGTGTTTTCCCTCAGCCGGGTCATGTGGAGCTCCGAGCCTCTTACTTCAGCTGTCACACTGACAACAAA GATGATGAAGTGTTCACATTCAACTTCAACCTGGTAGCAACTcatgatggacagaaggaaacCTATGCTTTGAACAAGacctgctctccctctctcccctggTCTCCTAAAGAGTCTACCTGTGAGGTCAACTACATGGAG GTATCTGTGAGGAGTGAAATCACCTGTCCATCTGAGACAAAGGATGACTTGAGTGCACTTAAACTG GCACATAGCTCCACCACATCAGATTGGCAGGTGATGTTCCTTATAGAAGGTGAGCAGTCGCTGCCAAGGAACCTCTCTGAAGCTCGCAAGCAGGGCTATTTGTTCGACCTGACGGATGGAAGGCTTGTGTTTCGTGCACCGTATGGACAACCAGACTCATACAGCACTATG ATGAATGGCGTGCCAGTAGAGGTGGTCTATGCAACTCTGTTCTCCAGACAAAACTGGGTTGTCCTCATGGTCGACCTTGTGGCTACTTGCTCCCTGC ACAAAGGGTTGTATGATGACAGCGGTTACATGGTCTGGGGCATTCCTATGTCACCATCTCCCAGTTTTCACAACACAAATGTCCGTATTGGCCTGAACGGTGAACTTCTGGAGCAGtctgctgcagaggagagaggctACATTATGGAGACGTACAACAGCACCATCCATATCAGCATCCCCAATAATGCTGAAGGAGGATACAGGAAG AGCTTTGTGACTGCTGACCTCCATGAGTTCTATATGTTTAATCTTTACTTGGAACAAATATTGGTGGCTGACAATAATGTGGAGGCCCGACTCGGCTTTCACAGGATGCTGACCACTCCTCTTCTGCCACGCCCTGTTTTTACTGAAAACAGAACAGTGGTTGGGGAACATATGTTCACGGTCTACCTTGGAGATGTCCCTGAAGATGTCGAGCTAGTTGCTGTTCAGCTCAACGGACATGACTTTGCACTGCCATTTTCAAATACAAGCACCTACACCATCTCAACAGTGGCTCAACCAAACAACACCCACAGCTACACTCTGAAGGTGCCTTTTGACGATCCTGTCATCATGCAGCAG TTCTCCAAAGAAGATGCAGCTATGCAGCATCAGTTGAAtattaactacacactgacTGTTCAGCCTGAAAATGATCCTTATTACCACTTCACATCAGTCACTGCATTAACAGACGTCT CTCCTCCAACCTTTGACACGGTCTGTTCTGAGTCTGGGATCAGCTTTAGACTGGACCGCCGACCTTCTGACCACCTGTGGGACATCAGCATCGGCTCTGACCTTCTGACACCAGAACTGGCAAAGCAGCGTGGCTACATCATGAGCAATGATAGCCAGAGTCTGCTGCTTGAAGTACCACTCTTCACTGAAGGCTATGAGTACAAA GAATTCACTCTGAAAGGATTCTTTGGCACTTTTGAGATCCTTGTGCGGGATCATGGAACAGCCGAGGTCCAGAGTTCTGCTGCCAAGACTTGTCCATTCTCGACTACTGAACTCATTG TGTGTTCAACTGACGGGAGGATGACTGTGGTGGCTGACTTGTCTCTGGCCATCCCAAGTGGAGAGATCCCTGCTAGAGTCAACCTCATAGACAAATACTGTGGACCCAAAGAGGTCAACGGTACCAGGGCACTCTTCTCTTTCCCACTCAACACTTGTGGATCCATAGTCACG TTTGACAAGGAAAATGTGAAATATCAAAATGAGATTTTCTACAGCAAGGAGTTCCTCAATATGAGCAAGCAAGTTTCTGGCAATGCTACAGAGAG AGTGATTGTACAGTGTACATATCCTCTGGCTGGGCTCAATCGTCTCTTCAAGGTGTACAGGTTTGAGTCTGACATAACTGGTATTGGCCACATCATCCACAATACGCACTCTACAGAAG GTTTGCAGAGTCCTACCATCAAGCCCACTGCAGCAGTTGAAACTACATCTGCTACTGCTACCACAAAACGTTTCATAAAGCGGCCTGCTTTCCACCCACCTGCTCACTACATCAGAGTGTATGGAGTTTATAATTCCCCTTTTGGCCTCGGAAAAA GAGCTAAACGATCTTCACAATCTAAAGTAAATGTTGGCATAATGTGA
- the zpax4 gene encoding zona pellucida protein AX 4 has translation MAFGSYISVTLLLSVWATATCNRIPEGAISMECRNRYLMIAVDLSYTEDEVHFEAVDETGVYPITEQFAAECGYTVSVLPLQGLVELRASYFSCHTDNKDDDEFTFNFNLIATYGGLKDIYALNKTCSPSLPWSLREVTCEVNYMEVSVKSDVACPTGTKKDDWDAAVQTAYTSATSDWQVMFQKGDQELMPMNLSEAHEQHYAFDLTDGRLIFRTPYGQPDSFSTTVNGVPVEVVHATLFSKQSWVVLMVDLVAACSMYEGSYDNGYMMWETPEVLHPQVSGLLNTHVNIGVDGELVEEPVAEERGYIVEKHNSTVYISIPYNAEGGYRKSFVSGDLNEYFIFNLYLELISLDEDHIDTRLHYHRTLATPLLPRPVFTENKTVVEEHAFTVYLSDVPDDVELVAVQLNGHDFALPFSNTSTYSISKVVQPNTHSYTLTVPFDDPVVIQQFSKEDAAMQHQLNINYTLTVQPENDPYYHFTSVTALTDVSPPTFDTVCSESGISFRLDHQPSDYLWDISIGSDLLTQELAEQRGYIMSNDSQSLLLEVPLFTEGYEYKDFTLKGFFGTFEILVRDHETAEVQSSVAKTCPFSTTELIACSTDGRMTVVADLSLAIPSGGIPARANLIDKYCGPKEVDSTRALFSFPVNTCGSRVMLSKEHVTYENEIFFTKKFHAGINKSDPSIDTDRVTMKCTYPLAGLHRLFSVYRFESDTAGVGRILHSAHLNNGPQSPTMEPTTGLQTPVSTTRRTRRPISIRPQFSQISSYLKNISKKGTCKDHKNGEFIRAYWKTLDQLDLPSLTNPTSPVYDPIELL, from the exons ATGGCTTTCGGGTCTTACATCAG TGTGACTTTACTTCTATCAGTGTGGGCAACTGCAACATGTAATCGCATTCCTGAAG GAGCTATTTCTATGGAGTGTCGTAATCGTTATCTCATGATAGCTGTTGATCTCTCCTACACTGAGGATGAAGTTCACTTTGAGGCTGTTG ATGAGACAGGTGTGTACCCCATCACTGAGCAGTTTGCAGCTGAGTGTGGCTACACTGTCAGTGTCCTCCCTCTCCAGGGGCTTGTGGAGCTCCGAGCCTCTTACTTCAGCTGTCACACTGATAACAAA gatgatgatgagttCACATTCAACTTCAACCTGATTGCAACTTATGGGGGACTAAAAGATATTTATGCTTTGAACAAGACatgttctccctctctcccctggTCTCTCAGAGAGGTTACCTGTGAGGTCAACTACATGGAA GTGTCTGTGAAGAGTGATGTTGCCTGTCCAACTGGGACAAAAAAAGATGACTGGGATGCTGCTGTGCAAACT GCCTATACCTCAGCAACATCAGATTGGCAGGTGATGTTCCAGAAAGGAGACCAGGAGCTGATGCCCATGAACCTCTCTGAAGCTCATGAGCAGCACTACGCATTTGACCTGACAGATGGAAGACTTATTTTTCGTACACCGTATGGCCAACCTGACTCATTCAGCACTACG GTGAATGGTGTGCCAGTAGAGGTGGTCCATGCAACCCTGTTCTCCAAGCAAAGCTGGGTTGTCCTCATGGTTGACCTGGTGGCAGCTTGCTCCATGT ATGAAGGATCATACGACAATGGATACATGATGTGGGAGACTCCTGAGGTGCTGCACCCACAGGTATCTGGTCTACTTAATACTCATGTAAACATTGGAGTTGACGGTGAACTTGTGGAAGAACCAGTTGCAGAGGAGAGAGGCTACATTGTGGAGAAGCACAACAGCACAGTCTACATTAGCATCCCCTATAATGCTGAAGGAGGATACAGGAAG AGCTTTGTGAGTGGTGACCTCAATGAGTACTTCATCTTTAATCTCTACTTGGAGCTAATCTCATTGGATGAGGATCATATAGACACCAGACTCCACTATCACAGGACACTGGCCACACCCCTGCTGCCTCGCCCTGTTTTTACTGAAAACA aaaCGGTAGTTGAGGAACATGCATTCACGGTCTACCTCAGTGATGTCCCTGACGATGTCGAGCTAGTTGCTGTTCAGCTCAACGGACATGACTTTGCACTGCCCTTTTCAAATACAAGCACCTACAGCATCTCAAAAGTGGTTCAACCAAACACGCACAGCTACACTCTGACGGTGCCTTTTGACGATCCTGTCGTCATACAGCAG TTCTCCAAAGAAGATGCAGCTATGCAGCATCAGTTGAATATCAACTACACACTGACTGTTCAACCTGAAAATGATCCTTATTACCACTTCACATCAGTCACTGCATTAACAGACGTCT CTCCTCCAACCTTTGACACGGTCTGTTCTGAGTCTGGGATCAGCTTTAGACTGGACCACCAACCTTCTGACTACTTGTGGGACATCAGCATTGGCTCCGACCTTCTGACACAAGAACTGGCAGAGCAGCGTGGCTACATCATGAGCAATGATAGCCAGAGTCTGCTGCTTGAAGTACCACTCTTCACTGAAGGCTATGAGTACAAG GATTTCACTCTGAAGGGATTTTTTGGCACTTTTGAGATCCTTGTGCGGGATCATGAAACAGCCGAGGTCCAGAGTTCTGTTGCCAAGACTTGTCCATTCTCGACTACTGAACTCATTG CGTGTTCAACTGACGGGAGGATGACTGTGGTGGCTGACTTGTCTCTGGCCATCCCAAGTGGAGGGATCCCTGCTAGAGCCAACCTCATAGACAAATACTGTGGACCCAAAGAGGTCGACAGCACCAGGGCACTCTTCTCTTTTCCAGTCAACACTTGTGGATCCAGAGTCATG CTCAGCAAAGAGCATGTAACCTACGAGAACGAGATTTTCTTCACCAAGAAGTTCCATGCTGGGATAAATAAATCAGATCCCAGCATTGATACTGATAG GGTGACTATGAAATGTACATATCCTCTGGCTGGGCTCCATCGCCTCTTCTCAGTGTACAGGTTTGAGTCTGACACTGCCGGTGTTGGCCGCATTCTGCATTCTGCACACTTAAATAACG GTCCACAAAGTCCCACCATGGAGCCCACCACAGGGCTTCAAACTCCAGTGTCCACTACCAGACGCACCAGAAGACCTATTTCTATACGACCTCAGTTCTCCCAAATATCCAGCTATCTAAAGAACATCTCAAAGAAGG GTACCTGTAAAGACCACAAGAATGGAGAATTTATCAGAGCTTACTGGAAGACTCTTGATCAGTTGGACCTTCCATCGCTCACAAATCCCACCTCCCCAGTGTATGACCCAATTGAGTTACTATAA